In Halobacillus amylolyticus, the following proteins share a genomic window:
- a CDS encoding Lin0512 family protein, with amino-acid sequence MEQVMFIQTGTGTDVHGQNITKASVRAVKNAIHSNSMPGIRSALPNQSLDEMKIHVRLALPTDHEQLDEQEVKQAIPYGQVTLEKIQGGMLTSSRIFLEDKEDKNDMMYIVNAAVEVGY; translated from the coding sequence ATGGAACAAGTCATGTTCATTCAAACCGGAACAGGAACAGATGTGCACGGCCAAAATATAACAAAGGCCTCTGTTCGGGCAGTAAAAAATGCTATTCACTCTAATTCCATGCCAGGAATCAGATCAGCGTTACCTAACCAATCCCTCGATGAGATGAAAATACACGTGAGACTCGCTTTGCCAACAGATCATGAACAGTTAGATGAGCAAGAAGTTAAACAGGCTATTCCTTATGGACAGGTTACGTTAGAAAAGATCCAAGGCGGAATGCTGACATCAAGCCGGATTTTTCTTGAAGACAAAGAAGATAAAAATGACATGATGTACATTGTAAATGCGGCCGTTGAAGTCGGCTATTAA
- a CDS encoding TraR/DksA C4-type zinc finger protein: MDYTHFKKQLEERKQEIEQRLIDNNHFGLEQGLASSRSSGELSQYDNHPADSGTDLYEREKDMALLTHLEDELSEISYSLKQIEQGTYGICEKTGEKIPLERLEAVPTARTIRSAGDDHVAGDRPVEEDVLNELEWNDGNDSYEVVANFNENGMTYEGSSLMDEEEDNGGYVEEFESFVSTDMDGYTGPDEVNFQRSEYYKEYMDQREQEDSE, encoded by the coding sequence ATGGATTATACACATTTTAAAAAACAATTAGAAGAAAGAAAACAGGAAATAGAGCAACGATTAATCGACAATAATCATTTTGGATTAGAGCAAGGCTTAGCTAGCAGCCGATCATCTGGTGAGTTGTCCCAGTATGATAACCACCCAGCTGATTCAGGCACAGATCTTTATGAAAGAGAAAAGGATATGGCCTTGTTAACCCATCTTGAAGATGAACTGTCAGAAATATCCTACTCATTAAAGCAAATCGAACAAGGCACTTATGGGATTTGTGAGAAAACTGGGGAAAAGATTCCGTTAGAAAGACTGGAAGCCGTACCAACAGCTCGTACCATTCGGTCTGCTGGAGATGATCATGTAGCGGGTGATCGTCCAGTGGAAGAAGATGTTCTTAATGAGTTAGAGTGGAATGACGGAAACGACAGCTATGAAGTGGTTGCCAATTTTAATGAAAATGGTATGACTTATGAAGGCTCATCATTGATGGATGAAGAGGAAGACAATGGTGGTTATGTAGAGGAATTTGAATCGTTTGTATCAACAGATATGGACGGATATACAGGACCGGATGAAGTTAATTTCCAGCGAAGTGAATATTATAAAGAGTACATGGATCAACGTGAACAGGAAGATTCAGAATAA
- a CDS encoding bifunctional cystathionine gamma-lyase/homocysteine desulfhydrase, whose translation MRKKTQLIHGGITGDKETGAVSVPIYQVSTYAQDGVGQHRGYEYSRTGNPTRFALEELIKELEGGHAGFAFGSGMAAITAVLMTFNQGDHVVFTDDVYGGTYRLVSNVINRFGLEATFVDTSDVANIEAAITDRTKAIYVETPTNPLLKITDLKKVSDLAKGKDLTFIVDNTFSTPYWQNPIDFGADIVLHSATKYLGGHSDVVAGLVVVNSQQLAENVHFVLNSSGGILGPQDSWLLMRGIKTLGIRMEEIEENTRAFIEFLQGLPEVTNIYYPGLESHKGHQVHQGQARGSGGMISFDVGSGEKADRVLKNTRFFTLAESLGAVESLISVPAKMTHASIPAERRSELGITDGLVRVSIGLEDIEDLKEDFLQALRK comes from the coding sequence ATGAGAAAGAAAACTCAGTTAATCCATGGCGGGATTACAGGAGATAAGGAAACAGGTGCGGTTTCTGTGCCGATTTATCAAGTAAGTACGTACGCTCAAGACGGAGTTGGTCAGCACCGTGGTTATGAATATTCAAGAACAGGCAACCCAACGAGATTTGCTCTCGAAGAATTGATCAAGGAGCTGGAAGGTGGGCATGCGGGATTTGCTTTTGGTTCAGGAATGGCAGCGATCACAGCAGTGCTTATGACCTTCAATCAAGGTGATCATGTCGTTTTCACTGATGATGTATATGGCGGTACGTATCGTCTTGTTTCTAATGTGATTAACCGGTTTGGATTAGAAGCAACATTTGTGGATACAAGTGATGTTGCGAATATCGAAGCGGCCATTACTGATCGCACAAAAGCGATTTATGTCGAGACGCCAACCAACCCGTTACTAAAAATCACTGATCTGAAAAAAGTGTCTGATCTAGCGAAAGGAAAGGATCTAACTTTTATTGTTGATAACACCTTCAGTACACCATACTGGCAAAATCCAATTGACTTTGGTGCCGATATCGTTCTTCACAGTGCAACGAAGTATCTTGGTGGACACAGTGACGTTGTAGCCGGGTTAGTTGTCGTCAATTCACAGCAGCTTGCTGAAAATGTCCATTTTGTACTAAATTCTTCTGGTGGGATTCTTGGACCGCAGGATTCCTGGTTATTGATGCGCGGGATCAAAACCCTAGGTATTCGCATGGAGGAGATTGAAGAAAATACTCGTGCATTTATCGAGTTCTTACAAGGACTCCCAGAGGTAACAAACATTTATTACCCTGGTCTTGAAAGTCATAAAGGCCATCAAGTTCACCAGGGTCAAGCTCGTGGTAGCGGCGGAATGATTTCTTTTGATGTTGGAAGTGGGGAGAAAGCAGATCGAGTACTCAAGAATACTCGCTTCTTCACACTAGCTGAAAGTCTTGGAGCAGTGGAAAGCTTAATTTCGGTTCCTGCAAAAATGACGCATGCATCGATTCCTGCAGAACGCCGCAGCGAACTGGGGATCACTGATGGTTTAGTTCGTGTCTCCATTGGACTCGAAGATATTGAAGATTTAAAGGAAGACTTTTTACAAGCCTTACGCAAATAG
- a CDS encoding PLP-dependent cysteine synthase family protein, protein MAYVKNVQSLIGNTPMIELTHSSIPNQARIFAKLEFMNPGGSVKDRLGLKLIEDALGRGLLKKGGTIIEPTAGNTGIGVALAAIGKGFRVMFVTPEKFSQEKQTLMRALGAEVVNTPTEQGMRGAIRRADELCKEIPNSFSPEQFNNRANPDTYYETLGPEIYNDLNGAVDVFIAGAGTGGTFMGTSRYLKEQNEAIKTVIVEPEGSVLNGGEPGPHRTEGIGMEFLPFYMEKQYFNAIHTVPDQVAFDRVRELALNEGLLVASSSGAAFEAALREAEQAKPGTKIVTIFPDSSERYLSQGIYEE, encoded by the coding sequence ATGGCTTACGTCAAAAACGTACAATCATTAATTGGCAATACCCCAATGATTGAGCTGACCCACTCATCGATACCGAATCAGGCACGTATTTTTGCTAAGCTTGAATTCATGAACCCAGGCGGTAGTGTTAAAGACCGTCTGGGTTTAAAGTTGATTGAGGATGCACTTGGAAGAGGTTTATTGAAAAAGGGCGGTACTATTATTGAACCAACGGCCGGCAATACAGGAATTGGTGTAGCCCTTGCGGCAATCGGCAAAGGGTTTCGTGTTATGTTTGTAACTCCTGAAAAGTTTAGTCAGGAAAAACAAACATTAATGAGGGCCCTCGGTGCCGAAGTGGTAAATACCCCGACAGAACAAGGAATGCGCGGGGCGATTAGACGGGCAGATGAGCTTTGTAAAGAAATTCCGAACTCATTTAGCCCGGAACAGTTTAACAATCGTGCTAATCCAGATACGTATTATGAAACGTTGGGTCCGGAAATTTATAACGATTTAAACGGCGCGGTCGACGTTTTTATAGCAGGTGCGGGCACGGGTGGAACCTTTATGGGAACGTCTCGTTATCTTAAAGAACAAAATGAGGCCATTAAAACTGTGATCGTTGAGCCCGAAGGTTCGGTGTTAAACGGAGGAGAGCCTGGACCTCACCGTACAGAGGGAATAGGAATGGAGTTTTTGCCTTTCTATATGGAAAAGCAATATTTCAACGCTATTCATACGGTTCCAGATCAAGTGGCATTTGATCGTGTGAGAGAGCTTGCGCTTAACGAAGGGCTGCTTGTGGCCAGTTCCTCTGGCGCTGCGTTTGAAGCTGCGCTAAGAGAAGCTGAGCAAGCGAAGCCAGGTACGAAGATTGTTACGATTTTCCCTGACAGCAGTGAACGATACTTAAGTCAAGGGATTTACGAGGAGTGA
- a CDS encoding S-ribosylhomocysteine lyase — protein sequence MPKMNVESFNLDHTKVKAPYVRLVGVTEGDHGDKIYKYDIRVKQPNKEYMDMPALHSLEHLMAEKSRDHHSRIIDIGPMGCQTGFYLAVLNDDSYENVLQLLENTLKDVLEADEVPACNEVQCGFAASHSLEGAKGLAKDLLDRRDEWDQVF from the coding sequence ATGCCTAAGATGAATGTAGAAAGCTTTAACCTTGACCATACGAAAGTGAAAGCACCATATGTACGCCTAGTCGGTGTGACCGAAGGAGACCATGGGGATAAAATTTATAAATACGACATTCGTGTAAAACAGCCCAATAAAGAGTACATGGATATGCCTGCTTTGCACTCTTTAGAGCACCTGATGGCAGAGAAGAGTCGTGACCATCACAGCCGAATTATCGATATTGGACCAATGGGATGCCAAACAGGCTTTTATCTAGCAGTCCTCAATGATGACAGTTATGAAAATGTCCTTCAGCTGTTGGAAAATACATTGAAAGATGTGCTTGAAGCAGATGAAGTTCCGGCATGTAATGAGGTGCAGTGTGGATTCGCGGCTAGTCACAGCCTAGAAGGTGCAAAAGGACTTGCGAAAGACTTGCTGGATAGACGCGATGAATGGGATCAAGTCTTTTAA
- a CDS encoding class I SAM-dependent DNA methyltransferase codes for MGVEFVDLFNQWASSYDDTVSGKDPEYKEVFEGYEAMLQELADLAVSPVLEFGVGTANLTKKMVAQNKVVAGVEPSEEMRRIANVKCPEAAVYEGDFINFPSLQLPIKSIVSSFAFHHLNEGEKRLAIQSYYDKLEEGGKIIFIDTLFKDEAHKLSLVKDAEEKGYLNLAQDLQEEYYAYLNDLEQMFLKAGFEVSFKQKNKFAWLIQAKKGE; via the coding sequence ATGGGAGTTGAATTTGTCGACCTTTTCAATCAATGGGCAAGTTCTTATGATGATACGGTATCTGGAAAAGATCCTGAATATAAAGAGGTTTTTGAGGGCTATGAGGCTATGCTCCAGGAGCTGGCTGATTTAGCGGTTTCACCAGTTTTAGAATTTGGGGTTGGAACGGCCAACTTAACGAAAAAGATGGTTGCCCAAAATAAAGTGGTTGCGGGAGTTGAGCCATCTGAAGAAATGCGTCGGATTGCAAACGTGAAGTGCCCGGAAGCGGCTGTGTATGAAGGGGACTTTATTAATTTTCCTTCCTTACAGTTGCCAATCAAATCAATCGTTAGTTCTTTCGCGTTTCATCATTTAAACGAAGGTGAGAAACGATTAGCAATACAATCGTATTATGATAAACTTGAAGAAGGTGGGAAGATTATCTTCATCGATACACTTTTTAAGGATGAAGCCCACAAACTGTCATTAGTAAAGGATGCTGAGGAAAAAGGTTATCTTAACTTGGCACAAGATTTACAGGAAGAATATTATGCCTATCTCAATGACCTTGAACAAATGTTTCTCAAAGCAGGTTTTGAGGTATCCTTTAAACAGAAGAACAAATTCGCTTGGTTAATACAAGCTAAAAAAGGAGAATAG
- a CDS encoding DinB family protein, protein MNGQGFSKKQQVIGHFEDSIDWVQSLSQLPEESWRLPIEQGKWSVAEVVRHLVLWDEFIINKRLPYLFTSQDMPVPPDVEVMNEKAAIQARNDSKEETVDLFEQTRRELVNRLNDIEDIRYEEAISLQSSKVSLYEYLEGIMQHDVHHFEQIKQVLNDKDA, encoded by the coding sequence ATGAATGGTCAAGGTTTTTCAAAAAAACAGCAGGTCATTGGACATTTCGAAGATTCGATTGATTGGGTACAATCCTTAAGTCAACTGCCGGAGGAATCATGGAGGCTGCCAATTGAACAAGGTAAATGGAGCGTAGCGGAAGTTGTACGCCATCTTGTGCTATGGGATGAATTTATTATAAATAAACGTTTGCCGTACCTGTTCACCTCACAGGATATGCCAGTGCCGCCTGATGTTGAAGTAATGAATGAGAAAGCAGCTATTCAAGCACGCAATGACAGTAAGGAAGAAACGGTTGATTTATTCGAGCAAACGAGACGTGAGCTTGTGAATCGATTAAATGATATTGAGGATATTCGCTACGAAGAGGCGATATCTTTGCAATCCAGTAAAGTAAGTTTATATGAATACTTGGAAGGGATTATGCAGCATGACGTGCATCACTTTGAGCAAATTAAACAAGTTCTCAATGATAAAGATGCCTGA
- the argH gene encoding argininosuccinate lyase codes for MSKLWGGRFTKPTNKLVEEYTSSIGFDDRLALQDIKGSLAHVDMLGKCGIISQEEAAQIIEGLNIIQKKVENEEVTFSVEHEDIHMNIEKLLIDEIGPVGGKLHTGRSRNDQVATDMHLYLKEKTTYLIQLVEAVQEALVSQAESHVETIIPGYTHLQRAQPVSFAHHLLAYFWMFERDKERLKDSVKRIDWSPLGAAALAGTPYPVDRKMTAETLGFDNVYPNSLDAVSDRDFILEFLSISSILITHISRLSDELILWSSQEFDFIELDDAFCTGSSIMPQKKNPDVPELLRGKTGRIYGNLMGLLTLLKGLPLAYNKDMQEDKEGMFDTVETLDGALSLLAPMLASMEVKGANMRQAVNEDYSNATDIADYLAVKGLPFRQAHEVIGKIVLYAIEKNKYLLDLTLDEYKEFSELFEKDIFAKLAPEQVVAARKSEGGTGFEQVAQQLELAKQHIK; via the coding sequence ATGAGTAAACTTTGGGGCGGACGATTTACTAAACCAACCAATAAGCTGGTCGAAGAGTACACCTCTTCGATCGGTTTTGATGACAGGCTGGCTCTACAGGACATAAAAGGCAGTCTTGCGCATGTCGATATGCTTGGAAAGTGTGGGATCATTTCTCAGGAGGAAGCTGCACAAATCATAGAAGGATTAAACATTATCCAAAAGAAAGTTGAGAACGAAGAAGTGACGTTTTCTGTTGAACATGAAGACATTCATATGAATATTGAAAAACTGTTGATCGATGAGATTGGTCCTGTTGGCGGCAAGCTCCATACAGGGAGAAGCCGGAATGACCAGGTAGCGACTGATATGCACTTATATTTGAAGGAAAAAACCACTTATCTCATTCAGCTTGTTGAAGCGGTGCAAGAGGCGCTTGTCAGCCAGGCGGAATCTCATGTCGAAACGATCATTCCTGGTTATACACACTTGCAGCGAGCACAGCCGGTTTCGTTTGCCCATCATTTGCTTGCCTATTTTTGGATGTTTGAGCGCGATAAGGAGCGTCTTAAGGACAGTGTGAAACGGATTGATTGGTCGCCGCTTGGTGCGGCGGCACTTGCTGGTACGCCTTACCCTGTCGATAGAAAGATGACGGCGGAGACGCTCGGATTTGATAACGTTTATCCAAACTCATTGGACGCCGTCAGCGATCGGGATTTCATCCTGGAATTTTTGTCGATCTCATCCATTTTAATTACACATATTTCAAGACTGTCGGATGAATTGATTCTTTGGAGCAGTCAGGAATTTGATTTCATTGAGCTTGATGATGCGTTTTGTACGGGTTCGAGCATTATGCCGCAGAAGAAGAATCCGGATGTGCCTGAGCTGCTGCGTGGCAAGACAGGAAGGATTTACGGTAATCTGATGGGGCTGCTCACGCTTCTGAAGGGTCTTCCGCTTGCCTATAATAAGGATATGCAGGAGGACAAGGAAGGGATGTTCGATACGGTGGAGACGCTTGATGGGGCGCTTTCCTTGCTTGCTCCGATGCTTGCTTCAATGGAAGTGAAGGGGGCGAATATGCGTCAGGCGGTGAACGAGGATTATTCGAATGCAACCGATATTGCAGATTATTTGGCCGTAAAAGGGTTGCCGTTTCGCCAGGCTCATGAGGTGATCGGTAAGATTGTGCTTTATGCAATTGAAAAGAATAAATATTTGCTTGATTTGACGCTTGATGAGTATAAGGAATTTTCTGAGCTGTTTGAAAAGGACATCTTTGCAAAACTAGCTCCCGAACAGGTTGTGGCTGCCCGGAAAAGTGAAGGTGGCACAGGATTTGAACAGGTGGCACAACAGCTTGAGTTGGCAAAGCAGCACATTAAATAA
- a CDS encoding argininosuccinate synthase encodes MTKPKVVLAYSGGLDTSISVKWIQEKYGYDVIALGLDVGEGKDLETIRQKALDVGAIKAIMVDAKQLLAEGYLMPALKANALYEGKYPLSSALSRPLISKLLVEVAEQEGAVAVAHGCTGKGNDQVRFEVSIQALNPNLEVIAPVREWGMTRDEQIKYAEEKGIPIPVNLDNPFSIDANIWGRACEAGVLEDPWMEAPEAAYAWTNPIEKTPDTPDIIDIEFSSGIPVALNGEQMDIVPLIEKLNDLGGMHGVGRIDHTENRLVGIKSREVYENPGAMILINAHKELEFLTLTREVSQYKATIDQQMSKLIYDGLWYSPLQPALQAFVEETQQVVTGTVKVKLFKGHHQVIGKKSPVSLYNEKLSTYTKGDAFDHDAAVGFIKLWGLPTKVHADVHKAGAKKADEQPVSVHE; translated from the coding sequence ATGACAAAACCTAAAGTAGTATTGGCATATTCAGGAGGACTTGATACATCAATTTCGGTAAAATGGATTCAGGAGAAATACGGGTATGACGTCATTGCTCTTGGCTTGGATGTAGGCGAAGGAAAGGATCTTGAAACGATTCGCCAAAAGGCGCTTGATGTTGGGGCAATCAAGGCGATCATGGTAGATGCGAAACAGCTTCTTGCCGAGGGCTATTTAATGCCGGCACTTAAAGCAAATGCTCTATATGAAGGGAAGTATCCGCTATCTTCTGCCCTATCGCGTCCATTAATCTCAAAACTATTAGTGGAGGTGGCTGAGCAGGAGGGTGCTGTTGCCGTCGCGCACGGCTGTACTGGAAAGGGAAATGATCAGGTTAGATTTGAAGTATCGATTCAAGCGCTCAACCCGAATCTTGAAGTCATTGCACCTGTCAGAGAATGGGGAATGACGCGTGATGAGCAAATTAAGTACGCTGAGGAAAAAGGTATTCCAATCCCGGTTAACTTGGATAACCCATTTTCAATCGATGCGAATATTTGGGGACGTGCTTGTGAAGCGGGCGTTCTGGAGGATCCTTGGATGGAAGCGCCAGAAGCGGCTTATGCTTGGACGAATCCGATTGAAAAAACACCTGACACTCCGGATATCATAGATATCGAGTTTAGTAGTGGGATTCCTGTTGCCTTAAATGGCGAGCAAATGGATATTGTTCCTTTGATTGAGAAATTGAATGATTTAGGCGGCATGCATGGGGTTGGACGTATTGACCATACTGAAAATCGTCTCGTCGGGATTAAATCAAGAGAAGTGTACGAAAACCCGGGGGCGATGATTTTGATCAATGCCCATAAAGAACTTGAGTTTTTGACATTGACGAGAGAAGTATCCCAGTACAAAGCAACGATTGATCAGCAAATGTCAAAATTGATTTATGACGGTCTATGGTATTCCCCACTCCAACCGGCCTTGCAAGCTTTTGTTGAGGAAACACAGCAGGTGGTGACAGGTACGGTTAAGGTGAAGCTGTTCAAGGGACATCATCAGGTGATCGGGAAAAAATCTCCAGTGAGCCTTTATAATGAGAAGCTTTCCACGTATACGAAAGGAGATGCCTTTGACCATGATGCCGCGGTCGGATTTATTAAATTATGGGGACTGCCGACGAAAGTGCATGCTGATGTGCATAAAGCAGGGGCGAAGAAGGCTGATGAGCAGCCGGTGAGTGTGCATGAGTAA
- a CDS encoding MDR family MFS transporter — MTTTKDYNKTLMAALLLAGSFIAILNQTLMITAIPPIMEEMNISANTAQWLTTVFMLVNGIMIPITAFLIERFTTRQLFITAMSVFTVGTVVGGLAPNFSILLLGRIIQSAGAGIMLPLMQTVFLLIFPVNKRGAAMGYIGLVISFAPAIGPSLSGWITANYSWRFLFLLILPLAILIIFIAYFILKNVTELTYPKVDFLSIILSSVGFGGLLFGFSSAGNYGWDSTRTILILTAGAITLLAFIIRQFRMHHPMLEFRVFKYTTFSITTVIGMICFLGLIGSETLIPLYMQNMRDFTALESGLVLLPGALISGFMSPITGRIFDRIGARLLAIVGLIIMTGSTLAFSFLDTTTTLTFLIVTYAIRMFGFSMVMMPVTTAGLNQLPQKLIPHGAAMNNTMRQIAASVGTAILVTVMTMTAQNAQQEPSISNPGIHGVNVAFIVITVLSFIGIILSIFVKRTYPPIEEEFEPVETDYGKKKAENM, encoded by the coding sequence ATGACGACTACAAAAGATTATAACAAAACGTTAATGGCAGCATTATTACTCGCGGGTTCATTTATCGCTATTTTGAACCAGACGTTAATGATTACTGCTATTCCTCCGATTATGGAAGAAATGAATATCTCAGCTAATACGGCCCAATGGCTGACAACGGTATTTATGCTCGTCAATGGGATCATGATCCCGATCACTGCATTCTTAATTGAACGGTTCACGACACGACAGCTGTTTATAACGGCCATGAGTGTTTTCACGGTCGGTACCGTTGTTGGCGGCCTTGCACCAAATTTCTCCATCTTATTATTAGGAAGGATCATTCAATCTGCTGGAGCAGGGATTATGCTGCCGTTAATGCAGACCGTCTTCTTATTGATTTTCCCTGTTAATAAACGTGGAGCAGCCATGGGTTATATCGGACTCGTCATCTCTTTTGCCCCGGCAATTGGTCCATCTTTATCGGGCTGGATAACGGCTAACTACTCCTGGAGATTTTTATTCTTACTTATATTGCCTTTGGCTATCTTAATTATCTTTATTGCTTATTTTATACTGAAAAATGTAACAGAACTCACTTATCCTAAAGTCGATTTTTTATCGATTATATTATCTTCCGTTGGTTTTGGAGGACTGCTGTTTGGATTCTCGAGTGCAGGGAACTACGGATGGGACAGCACACGGACCATTCTCATTCTTACAGCCGGCGCCATTACACTCCTAGCCTTTATTATTCGTCAATTCCGCATGCATCATCCCATGCTTGAATTTAGAGTATTCAAATATACTACATTCTCGATAACGACTGTAATCGGGATGATTTGCTTCTTAGGTTTGATTGGATCTGAAACATTGATCCCGTTATACATGCAGAATATGAGAGACTTTACCGCACTTGAATCAGGTCTCGTTCTCTTGCCAGGTGCACTCATCTCAGGCTTCATGTCTCCGATTACAGGACGGATTTTTGATAGGATTGGAGCCAGGTTGTTAGCGATTGTCGGGCTTATCATCATGACAGGTTCAACCTTAGCTTTCTCCTTTTTAGACACAACGACGACACTGACGTTCCTTATCGTTACGTATGCTATCCGTATGTTCGGGTTCTCAATGGTGATGATGCCTGTCACAACAGCTGGTTTAAATCAATTGCCACAGAAATTGATCCCGCACGGAGCGGCTATGAATAACACAATGCGGCAAATTGCAGCATCAGTAGGTACTGCCATTCTTGTCACGGTTATGACCATGACCGCACAAAATGCCCAACAGGAGCCATCCATTTCAAACCCTGGAATTCATGGCGTCAATGTCGCCTTCATCGTTATCACCGTACTCTCGTTTATTGGGATTATCTTATCAATCTTTGTAAAAAGGACCTACCCACCTATAGAGGAAGAATTCGAACCAGTGGAAACGGATTACGGAAAGAAAAAAGCGGAAAACATGTAA
- a CDS encoding GNAT family N-acetyltransferase: MGIIPNHKLDRSVVTEFFISHWGSSQMVTSSGIFQCDQLEGFSMLGEKGDILGLITYITEADECEIISLDSVLENRGIGTLLLQKVEQQVRKNGIRQIRLVTTNDNVNAMRFYQKKGFRLMEIHQNAVVKARRWKPEIPLIAENGIPICDELLLVKKGYK, encoded by the coding sequence ATGGGCATCATTCCAAATCATAAATTAGATAGAAGTGTGGTAACCGAATTTTTTATCAGCCACTGGGGGAGTTCACAGATGGTCACATCAAGTGGAATATTTCAGTGTGATCAGTTGGAGGGTTTTTCTATGTTAGGAGAAAAGGGTGATATTCTTGGCTTGATTACCTACATCACCGAAGCAGATGAGTGTGAAATTATATCTTTGGATAGTGTGCTAGAAAATAGAGGGATTGGCACACTACTATTACAAAAGGTGGAGCAACAAGTCCGTAAAAACGGTATTCGTCAGATTCGCTTAGTAACTACAAATGATAATGTAAATGCAATGAGATTTTATCAAAAAAAAGGGTTCCGATTGATGGAGATTCATCAAAATGCGGTGGTGAAAGCAAGAAGGTGGAAGCCTGAAATCCCACTTATTGCAGAGAATGGTATTCCGATCTGTGATGAGTTACTACTAGTGAAGAAAGGTTATAAATGA
- a CDS encoding redoxin domain-containing protein, whose product MKDLIGYIRYKIHFAIFIIGVFKKWSKIRPKRYACLVSAKKHQTLLLILHMVNYPSIPIKERFVLFSHPADFTPVCTTEFVGFQGIYDQLKELNTELVGLSIDSISSHIAWIRNIEENFNTKIMFPVIADLNKNVATKFGMIMPESNGTETSRAVFVIDDKATVRSVIYYPLPQGATWPKLFV is encoded by the coding sequence GTGAAAGATTTAATAGGATATATACGATATAAGATACATTTTGCAATTTTCATAATAGGAGTGTTTAAAAAATGGAGCAAGATCAGACCCAAACGATATGCCTGCCTCGTATCGGCGAAAAAGCACCAGACTTTACTGCTAATTCTACACATGGTCAACTATCCCTCGATTCCTATAAAGGAAAGGTTCGTTTTATTTTCCCATCCGGCTGACTTCACGCCAGTCTGCACAACAGAATTTGTTGGCTTCCAGGGAATCTATGATCAACTAAAGGAATTAAATACGGAACTCGTCGGTTTAAGCATTGATAGTATCTCGTCACATATTGCTTGGATCCGCAACATTGAAGAAAACTTTAATACAAAGATTATGTTTCCTGTTATTGCAGATCTGAATAAAAATGTTGCAACGAAATTTGGCATGATTATGCCTGAGAGTAACGGTACTGAAACCTCCCGGGCTGTATTTGTAATCGATGACAAAGCCACTGTTCGCTCTGTTATTTACTACCCCTTACCACAGGGCGCAACATGGCCGAAATTGTTCGTCTAG
- the queC gene encoding 7-cyano-7-deazaguanine synthase QueC, whose product MNKNKAVVVFSGGQDSTTCLFWALEKYDEVEAVTFDYNQRHNEEIEVAREIAADLNVNHHVLDMSLLSQLAPNALTRDDIDVKDGEDGELPSTFVPGRNLLFLSFASILAKQVGAKHVITGVCETDFSGYPDCRDVFIKSLNVTLNLSMDDQFVVHTPLMWLDKAQTWELADDLDAFTYVREKTLTCYNGVRGDGCGECPACKLRQNGLETYLDQRKEVNR is encoded by the coding sequence ATGAATAAAAATAAAGCCGTTGTTGTGTTTAGCGGGGGACAGGATAGTACGACTTGTCTGTTCTGGGCTCTTGAAAAGTATGATGAAGTCGAGGCTGTAACATTTGATTATAATCAACGGCACAATGAAGAAATCGAAGTGGCAAGAGAGATTGCTGCTGATCTTAATGTGAATCATCATGTGTTGGATATGTCTTTGTTAAGCCAGTTAGCACCAAATGCCTTAACAAGAGATGACATTGACGTAAAAGATGGCGAGGACGGAGAATTGCCTTCCACTTTCGTACCTGGTCGTAATTTATTGTTCTTATCCTTTGCTTCTATTCTCGCAAAACAGGTCGGGGCAAAGCACGTGATTACAGGCGTTTGTGAAACAGACTTTAGCGGCTATCCAGATTGCCGTGATGTCTTTATAAAATCACTAAACGTAACATTGAACTTATCAATGGATGATCAATTCGTCGTTCACACACCGCTCATGTGGCTTGATAAAGCGCAAACGTGGGAGCTTGCTGATGATTTGGACGCCTTCACCTATGTTCGTGAAAAAACGTTGACGTGTTACAACGGTGTTCGTGGGGATGGATGCGGAGAGTGCCCAGCTTGCAAACTCAGACAAAACGGCCTTGAAACCTACCTCGATCAGCGGAAAGAGGTGAATCGCTAA